ACGGCATTCGCGTCCCCATGCACCCCACGGGCGTCCAGTCGCAATCCGTTGCCGGTATCAAGTATCGTGCTTGGCAGCCGCCGCGTTGCCTGCACCCGACGATCGGCATTCATACGCCGCTGCAGTTTGACATCGTCGAGCGGGCAACCGGTATGTCGATCGGCGGCTGTCGCTATCACGCTGTCCATCCGGGCGGTCTGTCGCACGCTTCGTTCCCGATCAATGCGAACGAAGCCGAGTCGCGACGAGCTTCGCGTTTTCAAGCAGGCACGATGACGGGCGGCGTGATCGACGTCCCCCGTGTTCCGCCACCGACCGGCGCAACCGAGTACGCTGTAACCCTGGACATGCGGTCGGCTTTCTAGGATTGTCGCTGAGAAACGCAAAAAGCCTCACCAAGAATTTCCTGGTGAGGCTTTTTTAGTCAATCCGCGTCGTCCGGTAGAGTTACCAGTTCAGTTCTGCACCTACATAGGCTCCGTGCAACAGATAGCTGTCGTCGGCATGAACTTGGCCGCTGGCGGCAACGGAAGAGTAGTAGTCGGGATAGTTATCGACCGAGCTTGCGACCCCGGTGATTCCCATCACGCGGTAGCCACCACGAATGGTCCAAGCGTTGCTGATGCGGTATCCAAGTCCCAGATCCAATTCGCCGAGCGTCGACAAGACCGTATCCGTCGACGTGGTGTTGATGTCGTCGGTTCCCGAAGCGGTCAGGTAAGCGATCTGATCTTCGGTTCCCAAGCGGTGCTTCAGTTCTGCACGGTTTCCGTAGACACCGAACTTGCCGCCGATGTTCAAGTCCAGGCGACTGCCCAAGCAGTAAGTCAAGCGACCACCGAACTGGTATCCGAACAGGTTGTTTTCGACATCAACATTGTCGTAGATATCGCCGACTTGATAGCCGGGTGCACCGTCAACATTGTAGGCGGTTTCGATGGAGTCGTTGATTTGGAACCAACGGAAACCGTGGCTCGTCATCACACGCACTCGGCCGCTGTTGGATCGTGCAAGCGGGCCGGTTGCTCCGCCGAAACCGCGTCCGCCACCAAGCCCCAGTCCATTGCCGAACACGGAACCGTTGCCGCAACCGGCATAGGCAGCCCGTTGGGCACCCATCAAACCGAAGCTGAACAAGTTCGCTTCAATGCCCTGGAATTGAACGTCACGATTGACGCGAACATTCGTGGCCCCCAGCGAGTCGACCGAAGTCCCGTCGATATGATCGTAGACGCTGTCGGCTCCGCTACCGAAGTCGAGGTTGACGTCACGGTACTGCGGCATCGAAGCACGAATCGAACCTGCTGCTCCGCTGGCGATGACCTGTTCGTCGCCGGGGTTCCACAAGAAGTAGCCGATTCCCAGACCGAACCGTCCGTTGTCCAAGTAGCGGCCGGCCGAGATGTCGAATCCAGTCGAGTAACCAGGATTCACCATCGACGTGTTGAAGCCATTGCCAAAGTTCGTTCCCGTCGCGATCTGGCGACCGACGCTTTGCTCAAGCGTGAAGAACAGCAAGTTCGCGCTGCCGAAATATGGGAACAGTGCCGGACGCGACGCTCCATATCCGGCTGATGCACCCGAGCTGCAAGCCGATCCGCCGTCGTAGGTCGTGCCGTCCCAATTGGACGAGACCGCGTTGCTATAGGCGCTTCCGCCTGAGCAATTACCAGACGAATGACCGCTGGAGCCGTAGCTCGAGTAGGGCTGCGATTGGCAGGGCGCGCAACCGGCCGCCGAAGGCGTCGAGTACGAAGCCGATGGCGAGTATGATGGAGCAGCGGGCGAATAGTTTGGAGCTTCGCTTTGCATGGGCTGCGAGTAGTGCGCGCCATGATCGGGCGTCGCAATCGGAGCTGGCAATTCTTCGGCTGGGCCACGCAGTGTCTCAATGGCCGACTTCGCCTGTTCGGCCGCGCTATTGCCAGCACTGTTTATTTTTTCCGATACAGGTCGGAAATTATCCCAACGCGAAGGCGCGCTGTACGTTGATTGAGCGTGGGCCGCGGTTCCCGCCCCGATGATTCCTAGCCCAAGGGCTACCGCTGATGTACGAATTAGGTTGGTTCTCATTAATCGAATCCTTTGCAATGTCTCGTCGCCGCGTAAGTTCGGATTTTTGGAAATTCCGTCGAACCGAAGCCTCGACGAGCGAACCGGATGGAGGGCGGAGTCCTTTCCGTTGATATCGATTCCGTTCTGGGAAGGTACCGGTAAAGGAAGACGCGGCTCCTGCCACGCCCAACGATCAAAGAACTAATCGCAACCTTATGGAAGTCTTCCTGCGGTAAACATCGACACAACACCAGCCGTGGTTCCCAACGAACTTGCAATCGACGGCCGAACAAAGTGACAACCAAGACTACAAGTCGGTTTTCAATGCCGATTTGACTGACCGGAAAACTGGCCATCGATCGTCGGACTCTCGTCAACCGCTACAGATTCACAACCGGCCAAGCCCCTTCGAGCGACCTGTACAACGATCGCATCGACACAATGAATGAAGACGATCGTTGTCAATCGTCGTTGCCGCGAGTCAAGTGGCCACTGCGGTTGATGGCCAACAACAGCCACATCATCACCGAGATGCTGCCCAGGATTCCAAGGATGCCGATCGCACTAAGATCTTGAATTCCCATGAACATTCGCTCGTGAAATAGCAACGGCGGCACTTTCATCGCCAAGATCAACGACGACCCCAGGAAGACGGCACTCGCCATCAATCCCAGCACCATCCGGTTGACGGTCGGCCCAAGCTTTTGATGCTCCAGGGTCACCCGAATGTCGCCCTGACGGGCCATCTTCAGCAGTGCGATCAATTCATCAGGCGCCGCTTCAAGAAAGTTTTCGGCTTCCAAATAGACACGGCGCGCCTGTCGAAGCCGTCGACCGGGGCTCAACCGTTTCAGCATCGATCCGCGCATGTACTGGTGAACGACGTCCAACGAATCGAAACTTGCGCCGAGCTCGCGGAGCGTACCTTCTAAAGAAATCAACATCTTCAGCAGCAACGCCGATTGGTTGGGTAACTTGATCAAGTGCCGGTGAAGCACATCCGTCAATTCATTGAGCGCGCCGGTCAGATCAAACTCGCCGAAACTCTGTTTTCCATAGGTGCCAATAAACTCAGCAACGTCGATCGCCAATCGCGATTCGTCCAGCGTCGGTGGTGGATCGCCGATTCGGCGAATCAGTCTGGTCAATCGATTTTGATCACCTGATGAAATCGCGACCAACATGTCTTCGATCGACTCACGAAGATTTTCGTCGATCCGGCCGATCATCCCAAAGTCAAGAATTCCTAGTTGCCCGTTCTCCATGACAATCAAGTTGCCCATGTGGGGATCCGCATGAAAAACCGCTTCGTCAAAGATCATGGTCAGATAGACGTTTGCGATCGATTCACACAAGCGATGCTTGATCTCAGATCGCGATTTCGCTGTCATCTCATTCGATGGCGACTCGTCGCTGGATTCCTCGGCCAGAAACTGGGCCAACGGTTGACCGACCAACTCGTCCATCACCAGCACGCGCCGTGTGCAAAGCGGCTTGTGTGGACGCGGCACTACCACATTCGATCCTCGTCGATCGAACATCTCGGCGAACAGTTCAAGATTTTGACGTTCGCGAGTGAAATCGAGTTCACGACTGATCATGGGTGCGAGTTGGCGAACCATGTCGGTGGGTCGCCAAGCAGCGAACCCTTCCACGCGCTCGGCCAATTGTGCGACGCCTGACAACACTTCGACGTCTTGTCGCATGGTCGGTTCAATATTCGACCGCTGGACCTTGATGACGACGTGAGAGCCATCGTTGAGAATAGCGCGGTGTACCTGTCCGATCGAAGCGGTCGCCAAGGGTTGAGGATCAATCGATTGGAAATGGGTTTCATAGTCGTCACCCAATTCACTTGCCAACGTTTTACGAACTTGCTCGATCGTGTCCGCTTGAACATCGGCGCGAAGACGTTTCAGTTCTTCGCTCAATTTTGGACCGACCAAATCAGGCCGGGCAGCTAGAATCTGTCCGACCTTGATGAACGTCGGCCCCAGATCCACGATGGCCATGCGAACGCGTTGCTCGCGCGAGTATTGCGACAACGGGACACCACGACCGTCCTTGAGCATGTCGCGAAACGGCAGCCGAAACTCGGTCAACCAGTCCGCCAAGCCGTAACGCCGCAACACCGTCAGTATTTCCCGCCATCGCTTCAGATTGCGGTACAGTTGAGGAATCGAGGTGATTTTCATGGACGAAAGGCAACGAGAAAACGAACCGGGCCGAGCAAGCAGGGATGGTTTAAGATGCGGTCAAAAGCGACAAACTGCTTGTTCATTCTATTTCCGCAAAGGGACTTTCCTTGGCCTGGTTTACTCCGCTGATGATGACGCTGCAATTGATGGCGGCTTCGGTCGCGATCGCAGCGATTATCGGTATTGTAGGTGCATGGGCCGGATCGAGCCTTCAATTGGGCGGCCGATCCTCGCGTTTTTTGAGCAGGCTGTTTTTCGTGTCGATGACCGCAGCAGCCGTCATGCCCATGATTTTGCATGCAACGGCCTGGGAAGCGACGGCGGGAAAATTTGGCTGGTGGCTACTTACCCAGACCGGATCTCGGACCAATGAATCAGGCGTCTACGGCTTTTTCGCCGGATCAGTCGCCTCGGTTTGGATCCACGGTATGGTAGGCGCTTCGCTGGTCACGATCGCGACTTGGTTCGGTGTCACGCGAATCTCGCCGGCGACCGTCGCGCAAAGCCGCCTTGATTTCGGGCCGGTCGCGGCGTTCTTTCGAGTTCAGTTGCCACTCGCCGCGCCATGGTGGATCGCAAGCTTGGTCGCAACGGCGGCGCTGGCAGCAACAGAAATGACCGTCGTGGATTTGTATGGATATCGAACGATCGCGGATCAGTTCTATTTGTTTTACGCGATGGACCCGAGCACGTTTTCGATCATCGCGACCTGTATGATTCCACTGGCAACGGTGTCGACCGCTTTCGTTTGGATGTTTGTTTCGAAACGCAACCTGAGCGTCGGACGATTGCGAACGGTTGAGTCATCGATGGCGACAGAGTCGTTTTCGTGGCAGCATCAGTCTGTTGCAGCGGGGTTGGCGGCCATCGTCGTCTTGATCGTGGCCGTGGTCCCCATTGCCGGGCTTGTGCTGAAAACCGGTCAAGATGTCATCGTCAAAAACGATTCCGTCGAATGGACTTGGTCAGCAGCTGCATTCGTACAACGGCTGGCGGAATCGCCGGTTGTGTTTGCGAGCGAGTTTCAGTGGACGATTGTGCTTGCGTCGTTGACTGCGTCCGCGGCGGTCGTATTGGCGTGGCCAGCGGCGGCGATTGCCACTCAGCGGCCGCGACTTCGGTGGGTCTTTGACGCCGTTTCCATTTTGATGATTTGCATTCCCGGTCCGATTATCGGTCTAGCCGTCGTTCGCCTCTTCCAGTTCGATGCATTGTGGTTACGAACGCTATACCAACAAACTTTGCTACCGACCGTGATGTCGCTGTCGATGCGAGCGGTTCCCGTCGCCTATTGGGTGCTTCGCGCCCGGTACCAGGGTATCGATCGTGTCATCTTCGAATCGGCTGCGATCGATTGCACTTGGTGGCAGCGCATTTGGAAGATTGACCGCTCCTTAATCAGTCGATCGCTTGTTTCGGCGTGGTTGGCCGTGGCCGTGATTTCGTCCGGTGACGTTCCAGCGACGCTGCCCGTGATTCCGGCAGGCGTGACAACTGTTTCGGTAAGACTGTTCGGCCTCCTGCACAGCGGAGCCCGCTATCAGGAATCATCCTTGGCGATCCTTTACGTCACGATGCTGGTTGTGTTGGTTGCGATTTGCTTTCGACGTGAAGGGCAACGACGTGCTAAAATGGTCCGTGGGGCGTGAGCCGGTCGCTGACCCCATCCTTCTTCTTGCCTCGTTGTTGCTTTGGAAACCGAATGCCAAGGTTGGTTACACTCGTCATCGTTTGCATTTTCCTTCCCGCGGTGGCCAATGTCGCGGCGGTGGAAACGGTGCGTTTCAATGATGGCGCCGTCGAGCGAAGCGTCGTGGGAAAGCTTTTGGTCGAAGCCCAAAACGGCGACGTCATGATTCAAGCCGATGACGGACGGATCTGGACGATCGAAATTGACGATCTGATTGATCGGAAGTCCGATGACACCGAATTGGTACCCATCGACAAGGACCAGGCGGCCAAACGACTGCTGGACGAACTCGGCGATGGATTTGCGGTCTACCAGACTCAAAACTATGTGATTCTTTATAACGGCGATGAACGATATGCGAGGCAGGTGGGTGGGCTGTTCGAGAAGTTGCATCGCGGCTTTTTTACGTTCTGGAAGAATCAACGCTGGGAGCTTCCCGAACCAGAATTCCCTCTCGTGGCGGTGGTGCTTCGTGACCACCAAGCGTTTCTAAGTCATGCGGGAAATGAAATCGGCACTCGCGCCGAGTCCGTGATCGGTTACTACAACCTAGCGACCAACCACATGACCACATTCAACGTCCCCAACTGGGAACGGAATGTCGCAACGATCATCCACGAAGCGACCCATCAATTGGCGTACAACAGCGGAATGCAACAACGCTTCGCGGACAATCCGATTTGGGTCAGCGAAGGTTTGGCGATGTTCTTTGAAACGCCCGACATGAAGAATCCCGGAAATTGGCGATCCATCGGAGCAGTGAATCGTGTCAAGTTAGCTCATTGGCAAAAGTACGTTCGCTATCGACCGGACGAATCATTGGCGACGCTCTTGTCCGATGACACTCGCTTTCTCAATCAGGCGACCGCGACAGAAGCGTACGCCGAGGGATGGGCGTTGACTTACTTCTTGATCACGACGAAGCGCGAAGAGTACATCGAGTACTTGAAGAAACTGAGCGAAGGCAAGCCGGCAGCCGTTCAAACTCCACGCGCACGCATCCAAATGTTCGAAGAAGCCTTCGAAACAACACTGGCGGATCTCGACAAAACGTTCGTCAACTACATGAGGCGCGTTCGCGGTTGACCGTTGAATCGAAGGCAAGTGCTTTGAAAAAGCTAAATGTAGAGTAGGCAACTTGCCAATGGTGTTCAGCACGGAATTGGTATCCACAGGATATGTAGCAAAACGATCCTGCCTTGCGGTGGATTTGGCGTATCGAAATTCCTACTCCACCGTGAACTCATTCAACTTCGCAGCGATCTCTTCAATGACGCTGATGGGCATCGATTCGATGTGATTAACACCGCTGACCTCGACAAAGTGTTTGGGATCGCTGCGGGCCGAATCGTAAAGCGTCTTACCACGGACAAACGGGATGACCTGGTCATCGGTGCTGTGGACCTGAATCAGCGGTCCCTTGTAAACGGTCAGCTTGGCAACGGAATCGTATCGATTGCGCATCAAGAATCGAACTGGGACGAACGGATA
Above is a window of Rubripirellula tenax DNA encoding:
- a CDS encoding BBP7 family outer membrane beta-barrel protein yields the protein MRTNLIRTSAVALGLGIIGAGTAAHAQSTYSAPSRWDNFRPVSEKINSAGNSAAEQAKSAIETLRGPAEELPAPIATPDHGAHYSQPMQSEAPNYSPAAPSYSPSASYSTPSAAGCAPCQSQPYSSYGSSGHSSGNCSGGSAYSNAVSSNWDGTTYDGGSACSSGASAGYGASRPALFPYFGSANLLFFTLEQSVGRQIATGTNFGNGFNTSMVNPGYSTGFDISAGRYLDNGRFGLGIGYFLWNPGDEQVIASGAAGSIRASMPQYRDVNLDFGSGADSVYDHIDGTSVDSLGATNVRVNRDVQFQGIEANLFSFGLMGAQRAAYAGCGNGSVFGNGLGLGGGRGFGGATGPLARSNSGRVRVMTSHGFRWFQINDSIETAYNVDGAPGYQVGDIYDNVDVENNLFGYQFGGRLTYCLGSRLDLNIGGKFGVYGNRAELKHRLGTEDQIAYLTASGTDDINTTSTDTVLSTLGELDLGLGYRISNAWTIRGGYRVMGITGVASSVDNYPDYYSSVAASGQVHADDSYLLHGAYVGAELNW
- a CDS encoding ABC1 kinase family protein; its protein translation is MKITSIPQLYRNLKRWREILTVLRRYGLADWLTEFRLPFRDMLKDGRGVPLSQYSREQRVRMAIVDLGPTFIKVGQILAARPDLVGPKLSEELKRLRADVQADTIEQVRKTLASELGDDYETHFQSIDPQPLATASIGQVHRAILNDGSHVVIKVQRSNIEPTMRQDVEVLSGVAQLAERVEGFAAWRPTDMVRQLAPMISRELDFTRERQNLELFAEMFDRRGSNVVVPRPHKPLCTRRVLVMDELVGQPLAQFLAEESSDESPSNEMTAKSRSEIKHRLCESIANVYLTMIFDEAVFHADPHMGNLIVMENGQLGILDFGMIGRIDENLRESIEDMLVAISSGDQNRLTRLIRRIGDPPPTLDESRLAIDVAEFIGTYGKQSFGEFDLTGALNELTDVLHRHLIKLPNQSALLLKMLISLEGTLRELGASFDSLDVVHQYMRGSMLKRLSPGRRLRQARRVYLEAENFLEAAPDELIALLKMARQGDIRVTLEHQKLGPTVNRMVLGLMASAVFLGSSLILAMKVPPLLFHERMFMGIQDLSAIGILGILGSISVMMWLLLAINRSGHLTRGNDD
- a CDS encoding ABC transporter permease; the protein is MAWFTPLMMTLQLMAASVAIAAIIGIVGAWAGSSLQLGGRSSRFLSRLFFVSMTAAAVMPMILHATAWEATAGKFGWWLLTQTGSRTNESGVYGFFAGSVASVWIHGMVGASLVTIATWFGVTRISPATVAQSRLDFGPVAAFFRVQLPLAAPWWIASLVATAALAATEMTVVDLYGYRTIADQFYLFYAMDPSTFSIIATCMIPLATVSTAFVWMFVSKRNLSVGRLRTVESSMATESFSWQHQSVAAGLAAIVVLIVAVVPIAGLVLKTGQDVIVKNDSVEWTWSAAAFVQRLAESPVVFASEFQWTIVLASLTASAAVVLAWPAAAIATQRPRLRWVFDAVSILMICIPGPIIGLAVVRLFQFDALWLRTLYQQTLLPTVMSLSMRAVPVAYWVLRARYQGIDRVIFESAAIDCTWWQRIWKIDRSLISRSLVSAWLAVAVISSGDVPATLPVIPAGVTTVSVRLFGLLHSGARYQESSLAILYVTMLVVLVAICFRREGQRRAKMVRGA
- a CDS encoding DUF1570 domain-containing protein is translated as MPRLVTLVIVCIFLPAVANVAAVETVRFNDGAVERSVVGKLLVEAQNGDVMIQADDGRIWTIEIDDLIDRKSDDTELVPIDKDQAAKRLLDELGDGFAVYQTQNYVILYNGDERYARQVGGLFEKLHRGFFTFWKNQRWELPEPEFPLVAVVLRDHQAFLSHAGNEIGTRAESVIGYYNLATNHMTTFNVPNWERNVATIIHEATHQLAYNSGMQQRFADNPIWVSEGLAMFFETPDMKNPGNWRSIGAVNRVKLAHWQKYVRYRPDESLATLLSDDTRFLNQATATEAYAEGWALTYFLITTKREEYIEYLKKLSEGKPAAVQTPRARIQMFEEAFETTLADLDKTFVNYMRRVRG